From a region of the Gossypium raimondii isolate GPD5lz chromosome 10, ASM2569854v1, whole genome shotgun sequence genome:
- the LOC105775784 gene encoding VQ motif-containing protein 31 — translation MEKPASQTATPCKPLTTFVQTDSNTFQEIVQRLTGPSESDPAQGAATKGPGLKRPISKLHERRQSMRPKLEIVKPPLSFKPATSPSRSGSSNLLASPVGTPSTIFSKLTFLEDEYIEELTKTELNTVEEEKAIKERRFYLHPSPRSRAGKTDPELLVLFPLTSPRTNNKA, via the coding sequence ATGGAAAAACCTGCAAGCCAGACTGCGACCCCTTGTAAACCCTTGACAACATTTGTTCAGACGGACTCAAACACTTTCCAAGAGATTGTGCAGCGGTTAACAGGTCCATCAGAGAGTGATCCGGCACAAGGAGCAGCTACGAAGGGTCCAGGCTTAAAAAGGCCAATTTCAAAACTCCATGAAAGAAGGCAAAGCATGAGGCCAAAACTTGAGATAGTTAAACCCCCATTGAGCTTTAAACCTGCTACATCACCATCAAGATCGGGAAGCTCGAATCTTCTCGCAAGTCCAGTAGGCACTCCATCAACAATTTTCTCCAAGCTAACCTTTCTAGAAGATGAATACATAGAAGAATTAACAAAAACCGAACTGAACACggtagaagaagaaaaagctaTCAAAGAGAGACGCTTCTATCTGCATCCATCACCGCGGTCAAGAGCAGGGAAAACAGATCCAGAATTACTTGTTTTGTTTCCTCTAACATCTCCGAGAACAAACAATAAAGCATGA